Proteins encoded within one genomic window of Amorphoplanes friuliensis DSM 7358:
- a CDS encoding NAD-dependent succinate-semialdehyde dehydrogenase: MKLHTDLFIDGAWRAGAGGRRFDVVDPSDLSTIAQFAIAEEQDCMDAVDAAAAAQEGWAATAPRERGELLRAAYEILSDEVEDFAAVMVRENGKSWSDAIGEATYAKEFFRWFSEEAVRVPGDYRLAPAGDKRIIVDRQPIGVSLLITPWNFPAAMATRKLAPALAAGCTTILKPARETPLTAAYVVEVLFRAGVPRGVVNLVTPVPTGPLVRRMIDRPEIRKLSFTGSTEVGRDLLRACADSVVNTSMELGGNAPLVVLPGADMDTAVEGALLAKMRNGGSACTAANRFYVHSSLHDEFVARMDDALAKMSVGPGLDRSNNLGALVSVPERDKVAALVDRAVAEGATLRRGGRASAEGAFYDPTLLTGVEHGSTITTTEIFGPVTAVVRFDDVDEAVRMANDTVYGLMAYVFGEEREAVRVARRLEAGMVAVNRGVVSDPAAPFGGVKQSGLGREGGSEGILEYLEEKYIALTE; encoded by the coding sequence ATGAAGCTGCACACCGACCTGTTCATCGACGGTGCCTGGCGGGCCGGTGCGGGCGGGCGGCGATTCGACGTCGTCGACCCGTCCGACTTGTCGACCATCGCGCAGTTTGCGATCGCCGAGGAACAGGACTGCATGGACGCCGTCGACGCGGCCGCTGCGGCGCAGGAGGGGTGGGCCGCCACCGCACCCCGGGAGCGGGGCGAGTTGCTGCGGGCCGCGTACGAGATCCTCAGTGACGAGGTGGAGGATTTTGCTGCCGTGATGGTGCGGGAGAACGGCAAGTCCTGGTCCGACGCCATCGGGGAGGCGACCTACGCGAAGGAGTTCTTCCGGTGGTTCTCCGAGGAGGCCGTGCGGGTGCCGGGGGACTACCGGCTCGCACCGGCCGGCGACAAGCGGATCATCGTGGACCGGCAGCCGATCGGGGTGTCACTGCTGATCACCCCGTGGAACTTCCCGGCGGCCATGGCGACCCGCAAGCTCGCCCCCGCCCTCGCGGCCGGGTGCACGACCATCCTCAAGCCGGCGCGTGAGACACCGCTGACCGCCGCGTACGTGGTGGAAGTGCTCTTCCGCGCCGGGGTGCCGCGCGGTGTCGTGAACCTCGTGACGCCGGTGCCGACCGGTCCGCTGGTGCGGCGGATGATCGACCGCCCCGAGATCCGGAAGCTGTCCTTCACGGGCTCCACCGAGGTCGGCCGGGACCTGCTGCGCGCCTGTGCCGACAGTGTGGTCAACACGTCGATGGAGCTCGGTGGCAACGCCCCGCTCGTTGTCCTGCCCGGCGCGGACATGGACACCGCGGTCGAGGGCGCACTGCTGGCCAAGATGCGCAACGGTGGCTCGGCCTGCACCGCGGCCAACCGCTTCTACGTACACAGTTCGCTGCACGACGAGTTCGTGGCGCGGATGGACGACGCACTCGCCAAGATGTCGGTCGGCCCCGGACTGGACCGTTCCAACAACCTCGGCGCCCTGGTCTCCGTGCCCGAACGCGACAAGGTGGCAGCCCTGGTCGACCGGGCCGTCGCCGAGGGCGCGACGCTGCGCCGCGGTGGCCGGGCCTCGGCGGAAGGCGCGTTCTACGACCCCACACTGCTCACCGGCGTCGAGCACGGCTCGACGATCACCACGACCGAGATTTTCGGCCCGGTGACGGCGGTGGTCCGCTTCGACGACGTGGACGAGGCCGTCCGCATGGCCAACGACACCGTGTACGGGCTGATGGCGTACGTCTTCGGCGAGGAGCGCGAGGCGGTCCGTGTGGCCCGCCGCCTCGAAGCCGGGATGGTCGCCGTCAACCGGGGTGTTGTCAGCGACCCGGCGGCGCCGTTCGGCGGTGTCAAGCAGAGCGGCCTGGGCCGTGAGGGCGGCTCCGAGGGCATCTTGGAGTACCTCGAGGAGAAGTACATCGCGCTGACCGAGTGA
- a CDS encoding phosphotransferase family protein, which produces MTGDWRDGGFRQRRPSAETLAWVAASMGPGSRVVGFRRMTGGVCSAVNRLTVERGGKRTSVVLRQYPDGLGLRDTLEQEIANLGVVAGSGLPVPSVLASDVAGASTGGTPSLLMTRLPGHVHLDPAEPGSWLTRIAELAVVLHSLDLPAKTFRPWTDSWIAPRDGFQVPVDAPRPAVWKAAFRAMAEPPPKDTAVFLHCDFLSVNLLWSRGKITGLTDWNSLHRGSRAIDVGHCRRYLAALFSPEWSEQLRSLYESAAGVTLDPWWDLYALLHYDNSGSKWIRGQVAGRRPVDVPGMTSRVEVAVESALRRLG; this is translated from the coding sequence ATGACCGGCGACTGGAGGGACGGCGGGTTCAGGCAGCGCCGGCCCTCCGCGGAGACGCTCGCCTGGGTCGCGGCCTCGATGGGCCCGGGCAGCCGGGTCGTGGGGTTTCGCCGCATGACCGGTGGCGTGTGCTCCGCCGTGAATCGCCTGACCGTCGAGCGAGGCGGAAAGCGCACGTCTGTCGTCCTGCGGCAGTACCCGGACGGGCTCGGCCTGCGGGACACCTTGGAGCAGGAAATCGCCAACCTCGGTGTGGTGGCGGGAAGCGGGCTCCCGGTTCCCAGCGTCCTGGCATCCGATGTTGCCGGCGCCTCGACCGGGGGCACACCCTCGTTGCTGATGACTCGGTTGCCGGGACATGTTCACCTCGATCCGGCGGAACCCGGGTCGTGGCTGACGCGGATCGCCGAGCTGGCGGTGGTGCTGCACTCCCTCGATCTCCCCGCGAAGACCTTCAGGCCCTGGACGGATTCCTGGATCGCCCCTCGGGACGGGTTCCAGGTGCCGGTCGACGCGCCGAGGCCGGCCGTGTGGAAGGCAGCGTTCCGTGCCATGGCAGAGCCACCACCCAAGGACACCGCCGTCTTCCTGCACTGCGACTTCCTGTCCGTCAACCTGCTGTGGTCGCGCGGGAAGATCACCGGCCTGACGGACTGGAACTCCCTCCATCGGGGATCACGCGCGATCGACGTCGGGCACTGCCGGCGATACCTGGCGGCGCTCTTCTCGCCCGAGTGGTCGGAGCAGCTCCGGTCGCTCTACGAGTCGGCCGCCGGGGTGACTCTTGATCCGTGGTGGGACCTGTACGCCCTGCTGCACTACGACAACAGCGGGTCGAAGTGGATCCGTGGTCAGGTCGCCGGGCGCCGTCCCGTCGACGTGCCCGGCATGACGTCCCGGGTCGAGGTTGCTGTCGAGTCAGCGCTGAGGCGCCTCGGATAG
- a CDS encoding multidrug effflux MFS transporter: MLKGSTVLVLGLLTALGPLSIDLYLPAFPALRRDLDATDGTVQLTLAAMTLGLAAGELFMGAWSDRVGRRLPLLLSTSVHVAATIGCALAPSIAVLAAFRVVQGIGAAGSAVLVLAIIRDAADGRALVVLLSRVTLVTTTVPLLAPVAGAELLNLAGWRGIFAVLAAASAAVLLAGALGVPETHVPSPAPVRLRSRLRAVWSDRAFRRATLVAAMTYAGVYAYVAASPLLLQEVYGLGTRTYSIVFLVNSLGLVAGVQLSSLLTRRWDTARVLAGFTAVTVLAAVAIVPLQWAHTGTGGLLLCLWLFVAACGGCFPCATALALDGQGGQSGTATSLHGFTNFTAAGVISPVAGLIGITGPAPVAGVLMVTSGIALLSVVTVLRSGKRVEAAGR; the protein is encoded by the coding sequence ATGCTGAAGGGCTCGACCGTTCTTGTCCTCGGGTTGCTGACGGCTCTCGGGCCGTTGTCGATCGACCTGTACCTTCCCGCGTTCCCCGCCCTGCGCCGCGACCTCGATGCCACCGACGGAACGGTCCAGCTGACCCTGGCCGCAATGACCCTCGGTCTGGCGGCCGGCGAACTCTTCATGGGCGCCTGGAGTGACCGGGTGGGCCGGCGCCTGCCGCTGCTGCTCTCGACGTCGGTGCACGTCGCGGCGACGATCGGCTGCGCGCTGGCTCCCTCGATCGCGGTGCTCGCGGCCTTCCGGGTCGTCCAGGGCATCGGGGCCGCCGGGAGCGCGGTGCTCGTTCTCGCGATCATCCGCGACGCCGCCGACGGGCGCGCCCTGGTCGTGCTGCTGTCCCGCGTCACGCTGGTGACGACCACGGTGCCGCTGCTGGCGCCGGTGGCCGGGGCGGAACTCCTGAACCTGGCCGGCTGGCGCGGGATCTTCGCGGTCCTGGCCGCCGCGTCGGCCGCGGTGCTCCTTGCCGGCGCGCTGGGCGTACCCGAGACGCATGTTCCCTCCCCCGCACCGGTCCGCCTGCGGTCCCGTTTGCGGGCGGTCTGGTCCGACCGCGCGTTCCGGCGGGCGACGCTGGTCGCCGCCATGACCTACGCCGGTGTCTACGCCTATGTGGCGGCATCACCCCTGCTCCTGCAGGAGGTGTACGGCCTCGGCACCCGCACGTACTCGATCGTCTTCCTGGTGAACTCGCTCGGCCTGGTCGCCGGGGTGCAGCTGAGTTCCCTGCTGACGCGCAGGTGGGACACGGCCCGCGTCCTGGCCGGCTTCACCGCGGTGACCGTGCTGGCCGCGGTCGCCATCGTGCCTCTGCAGTGGGCGCACACCGGTACGGGTGGTCTGCTGCTCTGCCTGTGGCTGTTCGTGGCGGCCTGCGGTGGCTGCTTCCCGTGCGCGACCGCCCTCGCCCTCGACGGGCAGGGCGGTCAGTCCGGCACGGCTACCTCGCTGCACGGGTTCACCAACTTCACCGCGGCCGGTGTCATCTCACCCGTGGCCGGCCTCATCGGCATCACCGGCCCGGCACCCGTGGCGGGCGTCCTGATGGTGACCTCCGGCATCGCCCTGCTGTCCGTCGTCACCGTCCTGCGCTCCGGCAAACGCGTTGAAGCGGCGGGCCGCTGA
- a CDS encoding CGNR zinc finger domain-containing protein, whose amino-acid sequence MSSEIEVPPAARLVRDFVNTAEPQVAGEVLTSPERLAGWFAEQRLVDPGTRLGPADLTAAVSIREGLRSVLLGHAGHSADPDALERLTGVLATVPLRPVFSVDGYRLAATGGTAFDGACAQLVDAIRRCREDGTWGRLKVCARETCRWAYYDASRNQVRRWCSMEGCGNHVKTKRAYAVRKQRAAEQ is encoded by the coding sequence ATGAGCTCGGAGATCGAGGTGCCGCCCGCCGCCCGGCTGGTGCGTGACTTCGTCAACACCGCTGAACCGCAGGTCGCGGGCGAGGTGCTGACCTCGCCGGAGCGCCTGGCCGGCTGGTTCGCCGAGCAGCGGCTCGTTGATCCCGGGACCCGGCTGGGCCCGGCGGATCTCACTGCCGCGGTGTCGATCCGCGAGGGTCTGCGCTCGGTGCTGCTCGGCCACGCCGGTCACTCCGCCGATCCGGATGCCTTGGAACGCCTCACCGGGGTGCTGGCGACGGTCCCTCTCCGTCCGGTGTTCTCGGTGGACGGATACCGGCTGGCCGCGACCGGTGGCACGGCGTTCGACGGCGCGTGCGCCCAGCTCGTGGACGCGATCCGCCGGTGCCGGGAGGACGGCACCTGGGGTCGCCTGAAGGTCTGTGCCCGCGAGACGTGCCGCTGGGCCTACTACGACGCCTCACGGAATCAGGTACGCCGATGGTGCTCCATGGAGGGGTGCGGCAATCACGTCAAGACGAAGCGGGCGTACGCGGTGCGGAAGCAGCGAGCCGCTGAGCAGTGA
- a CDS encoding LysR family transcriptional regulator: MDERAVSADALASFVVFADHLNFTRAAAELHISQPALHVKIRKLAAALGRPLYHRSGRRLVLTADGEAVARFARSHDERLTHFLADFAGHQAARPVVLAAGQGAYLYLLGDTIQAVLAEQPTRLRLINCDHRQMLAAVRTGQAHLGVSVLDVLPDDLTVLELATFPQVLLLPDDHPLARRRSIALTDLAGAGLVVPPQHRPHRVLLEQALRASEVEWTVAVEAEGWPLITHFVALGVGLAVVNGCVPAPAGLVARPVTGLPPVTYHVVHQPAALSDPRVAALLDRITAQRLAASAPRTPASS, translated from the coding sequence ATGGATGAACGGGCGGTCTCCGCCGATGCGCTGGCCTCGTTCGTCGTGTTCGCCGACCACCTCAACTTCACCCGGGCCGCCGCGGAGCTGCACATCTCCCAGCCCGCGCTGCACGTGAAGATCCGCAAGCTGGCGGCGGCGCTGGGTCGCCCGCTCTACCACCGCAGTGGCCGCCGGCTGGTGCTGACCGCCGACGGGGAGGCCGTCGCTCGGTTCGCCCGGTCGCACGACGAGCGACTCACCCACTTCCTGGCCGACTTCGCCGGACACCAGGCCGCCCGTCCGGTGGTCCTCGCCGCGGGCCAGGGCGCCTACCTCTACCTTCTCGGCGACACCATCCAGGCTGTCCTGGCCGAACAACCCACCCGCCTGCGCCTGATCAACTGCGACCACCGGCAGATGCTGGCCGCCGTACGCACCGGCCAGGCGCACCTCGGCGTGAGTGTGCTCGACGTGCTGCCCGACGACCTGACCGTCCTCGAGCTGGCCACCTTTCCCCAGGTCCTGCTCCTGCCCGACGATCACCCGCTGGCCCGGCGCCGGTCGATCGCCCTGACCGATCTGGCCGGCGCGGGTCTTGTCGTACCGCCTCAGCACCGGCCGCACCGGGTCCTGCTGGAACAGGCCCTGCGCGCCTCCGAGGTGGAGTGGACGGTCGCCGTGGAGGCCGAGGGCTGGCCGCTGATCACGCACTTCGTCGCCCTCGGTGTGGGGCTGGCCGTCGTCAACGGCTGCGTGCCCGCACCGGCGGGACTGGTCGCCCGCCCGGTCACCGGCCTGCCACCGGTCACCTATCACGTGGTCCATCAACCGGCGGCACTGTCCGACCCGAGGGTCGCGGCGCTGCTCGACCGCATCACTGCTCAGCGGCTCGCTGCTTCCGCACCGCGTACGCCCGCTTCGTCTTGA
- a CDS encoding LPXTG cell wall anchor domain-containing protein: MTARLARSFAILVLVLGTAIGFGPAPAWAAPIDLKMTLTGPDEVTGGAVVAYHLRVDAGPAADAASVKASLYLPSGVIFSPDDWQDQDESGPCVAGLCTVTRPEHVERGYFTWTVRLVFDRSMSPDTRLGLRATAASAGEEATPADNVADLDVTFLGLSDVALTAVPPNGPVTAGEPVRFAVIAKNVGDTRISRLTFTYAELGLWFTGGDIDVDGAECVADPGEMVCDFAVDLERGESRRIEHTFPTHANEDTWGANGVVRIRARDGDPANSDIRVKFVFAPKPGTTTPPTTPPTAAPGGGGGLPVTGSATLPLGLGGLVLLLAGTAALWVTRRRRA; this comes from the coding sequence ATGACGGCACGTCTTGCAAGATCTTTCGCGATCCTGGTCCTTGTTCTCGGTACGGCGATCGGTTTCGGTCCGGCACCGGCCTGGGCGGCACCGATCGACCTGAAGATGACCCTGACCGGACCCGACGAGGTCACCGGTGGCGCTGTTGTCGCCTACCACCTGCGGGTCGATGCAGGCCCGGCGGCGGACGCCGCCTCGGTGAAGGCGTCGCTCTATCTGCCGTCAGGTGTCATCTTCAGTCCCGACGACTGGCAGGACCAGGACGAGTCCGGCCCGTGCGTCGCCGGCCTCTGCACGGTGACCAGGCCCGAGCACGTCGAGCGCGGGTACTTCACCTGGACAGTCCGGCTGGTCTTCGACCGGAGTATGAGCCCTGACACCCGGCTGGGCCTGCGCGCCACCGCCGCATCGGCCGGCGAGGAGGCCACCCCGGCCGACAACGTCGCCGATCTGGATGTGACCTTCCTGGGCCTCTCCGACGTCGCGCTGACCGCCGTCCCGCCGAACGGCCCCGTGACCGCCGGTGAGCCGGTGCGTTTCGCCGTGATCGCCAAGAATGTCGGCGACACCCGGATCTCCCGTCTGACCTTCACCTACGCCGAGCTGGGTCTGTGGTTCACCGGCGGAGACATCGACGTCGACGGTGCCGAGTGTGTCGCCGACCCCGGCGAGATGGTGTGCGACTTCGCCGTCGATCTGGAGCGCGGGGAGAGCAGGCGCATCGAGCACACGTTCCCGACCCATGCCAACGAGGACACCTGGGGTGCGAACGGCGTCGTCCGGATCCGGGCGCGTGACGGCGACCCCGCCAACAGCGACATCAGGGTGAAGTTCGTCTTCGCGCCGAAGCCCGGCACGACGACCCCGCCCACCACGCCGCCCACCGCGGCTCCCGGCGGTGGCGGCGGCCTGCCGGTCACCGGATCGGCGACCCTGCCCCTCGGCCTCGGCGGTCTGGTCCTGCTCCTCGCCGGTACGGCCGCACTGTGGGTCACCCGCCGCCGGCGCGCGTAG
- a CDS encoding class I SAM-dependent methyltransferase — protein sequence MSDYDAIYRAGPPPWDIGVPQPAIAAVLDDRVRGPKVLDIGCGTGTLAIDLARRGYEVTAVDISGVAIDEARSRAAAAGVTVHFGVQDATALDLPSAPFDSVFDSGLLHSLNRHGGSEVDDYLAQLPDLAAPGATVFVLAVSLEPGQVWGVTEEFLRASFAEPVWTGTAIEKIEISAVADGEQLRLPGFLLRSVRNPG from the coding sequence GTGAGCGACTACGACGCGATCTATCGGGCAGGCCCGCCACCCTGGGACATCGGGGTTCCGCAGCCCGCGATCGCGGCCGTTCTCGACGACCGGGTACGCGGCCCCAAGGTGCTCGACATCGGCTGTGGCACCGGCACGCTGGCGATCGACCTGGCCCGCCGCGGTTACGAGGTCACCGCGGTCGACATCTCCGGCGTCGCGATCGACGAGGCGCGGTCCCGTGCGGCCGCGGCCGGTGTGACGGTGCACTTCGGCGTGCAGGACGCCACCGCGCTCGACCTGCCGTCGGCGCCGTTCGACTCCGTGTTCGACTCCGGGCTGCTGCACAGCCTGAACAGGCACGGCGGCTCGGAGGTGGACGACTACCTGGCTCAGCTGCCGGACCTGGCCGCGCCGGGTGCGACCGTTTTTGTCCTGGCCGTGTCGCTGGAGCCGGGCCAGGTCTGGGGTGTGACCGAGGAGTTCCTGCGGGCGTCCTTCGCCGAGCCGGTGTGGACCGGCACGGCGATCGAGAAGATCGAGATCTCCGCGGTGGCGGACGGTGAGCAGTTGCGGCTCCCCGGTTTTCTGCTGCGCTCCGTGCGTAATCCGGGCTGA
- a CDS encoding pectate lyase family protein — protein MRRPHGRLQAGLATLAVGAAIGLALPMSQASAAVGGVTGYATQNGGTTGGAGGATVRATTGTAIHTALCTRATSSTPIIIEVQGTINHGNTAKVSGSSCNTAAGVIELKQISNVTIIGVGSGAVFDQLGIHIRDSSNIIVQNVTVRNVKKSGSPTSNGGDAIGMESTVRNVWVDHVTLEASGGESEGFDGLFDMKDNTQYVTLSYSILRNSGRGGLIGSSESDLSNGFITFHHNAYENLDSRTPLLRGGIAHIYNNSYVSLNESGINSRAGARAKVENNYFKNSKDVLGTFYTDEAGFWQVSGNIFDNVTWSAPGTDNRPAGPNPQSNTTVSIPYAYSLDGASCVPEIVRQTAGANTGLQVSNGNCTPQSPTPTTPTPTTPTPTPSQPSGTNLSIGAGSDGSSKAAGTGYGNVRDGDLTTFWSPAGATGSISIKWGSATTVSRIIIREASGSAGSIGSWQVLNHATGAVLKSGSGAGAITFIPTSLTKITFNITSSTGTPKVAEFETYAS, from the coding sequence ATGAGACGACCACACGGGCGACTGCAGGCCGGGCTGGCCACGCTGGCTGTCGGGGCCGCGATCGGTCTGGCCCTGCCGATGTCCCAGGCATCGGCAGCGGTCGGCGGCGTGACCGGATATGCCACCCAGAACGGCGGGACCACCGGCGGGGCGGGCGGCGCCACCGTGCGCGCGACCACGGGTACCGCGATCCACACCGCACTGTGCACACGGGCCACCAGCAGCACCCCGATCATCATCGAGGTGCAGGGGACGATCAACCACGGCAACACCGCCAAGGTGTCCGGCAGCAGCTGTAACACCGCCGCCGGCGTGATCGAGCTCAAGCAGATCAGCAACGTCACGATCATCGGCGTGGGCAGCGGAGCCGTCTTCGACCAGCTGGGCATCCACATCCGCGACTCCAGCAACATCATCGTCCAGAACGTGACGGTCCGGAACGTCAAGAAGTCCGGCTCACCCACGTCCAACGGCGGCGACGCCATCGGCATGGAGAGCACCGTCCGCAACGTCTGGGTCGATCACGTCACCCTGGAGGCGTCGGGCGGTGAGTCGGAAGGCTTCGACGGCCTCTTCGACATGAAGGACAACACCCAGTACGTGACGCTGTCGTACAGCATCCTGCGCAACTCCGGCCGTGGCGGGCTGATCGGGTCCAGCGAGAGCGACCTCTCGAACGGGTTCATCACGTTCCACCACAACGCGTACGAGAACCTCGACTCGCGGACGCCGCTGCTGCGCGGGGGAATCGCGCACATCTACAACAACTCGTACGTGAGCCTCAACGAGTCCGGCATCAACTCCCGGGCCGGCGCGCGGGCCAAGGTCGAGAACAACTACTTCAAGAACTCCAAGGACGTCCTCGGCACGTTCTACACCGACGAGGCCGGGTTCTGGCAGGTCAGCGGCAACATCTTCGACAACGTCACGTGGTCCGCGCCCGGCACCGACAACCGGCCGGCCGGCCCGAACCCGCAATCCAACACCACGGTCAGCATCCCGTACGCGTACAGCCTCGACGGCGCGTCCTGCGTCCCTGAGATCGTGCGGCAGACGGCGGGCGCGAACACCGGCCTGCAGGTCTCCAACGGCAACTGCACGCCGCAGTCGCCCACGCCGACAACTCCCACGCCGACCACCCCGACGCCGACGCCTTCGCAGCCCAGCGGCACCAACCTCAGCATCGGTGCGGGCTCCGACGGCTCCAGCAAGGCCGCCGGCACCGGTTACGGCAACGTCCGCGACGGCGACCTGACGACGTTCTGGTCCCCGGCCGGCGCAACGGGCTCCATCTCGATCAAGTGGGGCTCGGCCACCACGGTCTCCCGGATCATCATCCGTGAGGCCTCCGGCTCGGCCGGCAGCATCGGCTCCTGGCAGGTCCTCAACCACGCCACCGGTGCGGTCCTCAAATCCGGCAGCGGGGCGGGAGCCATCACCTTCATCCCGACCTCCCTCACCAAGATCACCTTCAACATCACCAGCTCCACCGGTACGCCCAAGGTCGCCGAGTTCGAGACCTACGCGAGCTGA
- a CDS encoding alpha/beta fold hydrolase: MTQTFTLSVPGADLVYDVRGPLPPADGRPVLLMIGQPMTAEGFGALAGHFEDRTVVTYDPRGLGRSKRSDGRSDNTPQRQAADLHLLIEELGAGPVEVFGSSGGAVTGLELVATHPGDVVTLVAHEPPINAVLPDAEAADRARARFHEAYQAKGMGAGMAAFMVMTSWQGEFTDAYFEQPAADPAMFGMPDTDDGSRNDPLLSKDSWAVIDYRPDAGALEAAPTRIVIAVGEESAGTYTARTALGTAALLGQEVTVFPSHHGGFLGGEFGYAGKPEEFAVKLREVLSAG; the protein is encoded by the coding sequence ATGACGCAGACCTTCACTCTGTCCGTACCCGGGGCTGATCTGGTTTATGACGTGCGCGGACCGCTGCCGCCGGCAGACGGGCGGCCGGTGTTGCTGATGATCGGGCAGCCGATGACGGCGGAGGGGTTCGGGGCGCTGGCCGGGCACTTCGAGGACCGGACGGTCGTCACCTACGACCCGCGCGGGCTGGGCCGCAGCAAGCGGTCGGACGGCCGTTCCGACAACACTCCGCAGCGGCAGGCGGCCGACCTGCACCTGCTGATCGAGGAGCTCGGCGCCGGGCCGGTCGAGGTGTTCGGGAGCAGCGGCGGCGCGGTCACCGGGCTGGAACTGGTCGCGACGCATCCCGGCGACGTCGTCACGCTGGTGGCGCACGAGCCGCCGATCAACGCTGTGCTCCCCGACGCCGAGGCCGCCGACCGGGCGCGGGCGCGGTTCCACGAGGCCTACCAGGCGAAGGGGATGGGAGCCGGCATGGCGGCGTTCATGGTCATGACGTCGTGGCAGGGCGAGTTCACCGACGCCTATTTCGAGCAGCCCGCCGCCGATCCGGCGATGTTCGGCATGCCGGACACCGACGACGGCAGCCGCAACGACCCGCTGCTGTCGAAGGATTCGTGGGCCGTCATCGACTACCGGCCCGACGCTGGTGCGCTCGAGGCCGCGCCGACCCGGATCGTGATTGCCGTCGGCGAGGAGTCGGCGGGCACGTACACCGCGCGGACGGCGCTCGGCACGGCGGCGCTGCTGGGCCAGGAGGTCACGGTCTTCCCGAGCCACCACGGCGGTTTCCTCGGCGGCGAGTTCGGCTACGCGGGCAAGCCCGAGGAGTTCGCGGTGAAGCTGCGCGAGGTGCTCTCCGCGGGCTGA
- a CDS encoding endonuclease produces MSGLTARRRAVALLMPAILALFALTVTMFRAPAGMRPAAAATLTVAQAISNQSGTGTVRGYIVGQPTGTSTVLRSNFTGDTALAIADSRTETGTGAMLYVQITTSYRSAFGLQTNPGLIGSVLTVTGSLEAYFTHPGLKSPSAMTLGGATPTPTTPTPTPTGSTSAYYAAAAGKSGENLKNALHGIISSGVTKLSYDAVWNALKATDQDPANSSNVILLYSGLSRSKTLNGGDSGDWNREHVWAKSHGDFGTSVGPGTDLHHLRPEDVQVNATRDNKDFDNGGSTVSGAPGNKTDADSWEPRAAVKGDVARMIFYMAVRYEGGDSYPDLEVDDTTGSGTAPRLGRLSALKAWNLQDPPDAFEKRRNELIYSTYQHNRNPFVDHPEWVTSIFG; encoded by the coding sequence ATGTCCGGACTGACAGCACGCAGGCGCGCCGTGGCGCTCCTGATGCCCGCGATCCTCGCCCTGTTCGCACTGACCGTCACGATGTTCCGCGCCCCGGCCGGCATGCGCCCGGCGGCCGCCGCCACGCTGACCGTCGCCCAGGCGATCAGCAACCAGAGCGGCACCGGAACGGTCCGCGGTTACATCGTGGGCCAGCCCACCGGCACCAGCACGGTGCTCCGGAGCAACTTCACCGGTGACACCGCGCTGGCGATCGCCGACAGCCGCACCGAGACCGGCACCGGGGCCATGCTCTACGTGCAGATCACCACAAGTTACCGGTCGGCCTTCGGGCTGCAGACCAACCCCGGTCTGATCGGCTCGGTGCTGACCGTGACCGGCTCGCTGGAGGCGTACTTCACGCACCCGGGCCTCAAATCGCCGTCGGCGATGACGCTCGGCGGTGCCACACCGACACCGACGACTCCGACGCCGACACCGACGGGGTCCACCAGCGCCTACTACGCGGCCGCGGCCGGGAAGTCCGGCGAGAACCTGAAGAACGCGCTGCACGGCATCATCTCCAGCGGAGTGACCAAGCTGTCCTACGACGCTGTGTGGAACGCGCTCAAGGCCACCGACCAGGACCCGGCGAACTCGTCGAACGTGATCCTGCTCTACTCCGGCCTCAGCCGGTCGAAGACGCTCAACGGCGGCGACAGCGGCGACTGGAACCGCGAGCACGTCTGGGCGAAGTCCCACGGCGACTTCGGCACGAGTGTCGGTCCCGGCACCGACCTGCACCACCTGCGCCCGGAGGACGTCCAGGTCAACGCCACCCGCGACAACAAGGACTTCGACAACGGCGGCAGCACCGTCTCCGGCGCCCCCGGCAACAAAACCGACGCCGACTCCTGGGAGCCTCGCGCGGCGGTCAAGGGTGACGTGGCCCGCATGATCTTCTACATGGCCGTCCGGTACGAGGGCGGCGACTCCTACCCGGACCTCGAGGTCGACGACACCACCGGCAGTGGCACCGCGCCGCGGCTGGGACGTCTCTCCGCGCTGAAGGCCTGGAATCTCCAGGACCCGCCGGACGCCTTCGAGAAGCGCCGCAACGAGCTCATCTACAGCACCTACCAGCACAACCGGAACCCGTTCGTCGATCACCCGGAGTGGGTCACCTCGATCTTCGGCTGA